A stretch of Synechococcus sp. WH 8020 DNA encodes these proteins:
- a CDS encoding flavin reductase family protein, which produces MSLDLDAKKTLLRKIPHGLFICGVAEGDQVNGFTASWVTQGSFDPPLVVMAVRADSTSNGMIQRTRRFSLNVLAADQKDLAAVFFKPQQAVGGRFEAAPFTTGELGLPILKDALGAVECELVGELAHGDHTVFLGQVKSAVLHRDAAALELSSTGWQYGG; this is translated from the coding sequence ATGTCGCTCGATCTCGACGCCAAGAAAACCCTGCTTAGAAAAATCCCCCATGGCTTGTTCATCTGTGGTGTCGCAGAAGGGGATCAGGTCAATGGGTTCACTGCTAGTTGGGTGACACAGGGATCCTTCGATCCACCCCTGGTGGTGATGGCTGTTCGTGCCGATAGCACCAGCAACGGCATGATTCAACGCACTCGCCGCTTCTCCCTCAACGTGTTGGCCGCCGATCAGAAGGATTTGGCTGCTGTGTTTTTCAAGCCACAGCAGGCGGTTGGCGGACGCTTTGAGGCCGCTCCATTCACAACAGGCGAGCTGGGTTTACCGATTCTCAAGGACGCCCTCGGTGCAGTGGAGTGTGAGCTTGTGGGTGAACTTGCCCATGGCGATCACACCGTGTTTCTTGGCCAGGTGAAATCAGCGGTTCTCCACCGTGACGCTGCTGCCCTTGAGCTCAGCAGCACGGGATGGCAATACGGGGGATAG